In a genomic window of Bos mutus isolate GX-2022 chromosome 6, NWIPB_WYAK_1.1, whole genome shotgun sequence:
- the TIGD2 gene encoding tigger transposable element-derived protein 2 gives MLGKRKRVVLTIKDKLDIIKKLEEGISFKKLSVVYGIGESTVRDIKKNKERIINYANSSDPTSGVSKRKSMKSSTYEELDRVMIEWFNQQKTDGIPVSGTICAKQAKFFFDALGMEGDFNASSGWLTRFKQRHGIPKAAGKGTKLKGDETAASEFCGNFQEFVERENLQPEQIYGADQTGLFWKCLPSRTLALETEQSSSGYRSSRERIIIMCCANATGLHKLNLCVVGKAKKPRAFKGADLSNLPVTYFSQKSAWIEHSVFRQWFEKYFVPQVQKHLKSKGLLEKAVLLLDFPPAHPNEELLSSDDGRIIVKYLPPNVTSLIQPMSQGVLATVKRYYRAGLLQKYMDEGTDPRMFWKNLTVLDAIYEVSRAWNMIKSSTITKAWKKLFPGTEENSGMNIDEGAILAANLATVLQNTEDCEHVDLENIDQWFDSRSNDSSCQVLTDSEGVEDQARPAETKPSSKTRKTELNPEKHISHKAALEWTENLLDYLEQQDDMLLSDKLVLRRLRTIIRRKQKIQNNKSH, from the coding sequence ATGTTGGGGAAACGAAAGCGTGTGGTGTTGACCATTAAGGACAAGCTTGACATTATTAAGAAATTGGAGGAGGGCATCTCTTTCAAAAAGCTTTCCGTGGTATATGGAATTGGTGAATCCACAGTTCGtgatattaaaaagaacaaagaaaggataATAAACTATGCCAACAGTTCAGATCCTACAAGTGGGGTATCCAAACGTAAATCTATGAAGTCGTCCACATATGAAGAACTTGACAGAGTTATGATAGAGTGGTTTAACCAACAGAAAACAGATGGAATTCCAGTGTCGGGAACGATTTGTGCAAAACAAGCCAAGTTCTTTTTTGATGCTCTGGGGATGGAAGGTGATTTTAATGCATCCTCTGGCTGGCTGACTCGATTCAAGCAGCGCCATGGTATTCCAAAGGCTGCTGGTAAaggaacaaaattaaaaggagacgAAACTGCTGCCAGTGAGTTTTGTGGTAACTTTCAGGAATTCGTTGAGAGAGAGAATCTACAACCAGAACAAATTTATGGTGCTGATCAAACTGGATTGTTCTGGAAATGTCTACCATCAAGGACATTAGCTCTTGAAACTGAGCAAAGTTCTTCTGGTTATAGATCAAGCAGAGAGAGAATCATTATTATGTGTTGTGCAAATGCCACTGGTTTACACAAACTTAATCTTTGTGTTGTGGGAAAAGCAAAAAAACCTCGTGCATTCAAAGGAGCTGACCTTTCAAACCTTCCTGTCACTTATTTCAGTCAAAAAAGTGCATGGATAGAACATTCTGTTTTCAGACAGTGGTTTGAAAAATACTTTGTGCCACAGGTACAGAAGCATTTGAAATCCAAGGGGCTTCTAGAAAAAGCAGTGCTCCTTTTGGACTTTCCTCCAGCACATCCAAATGAAGAATTGTTGAGTTCAGATGATGGCAGaataattgtgaaatatttacCACCAAATGTCACAAGTCTCATTCAACCTATGAGCCAAGGAGTTCTAGCCACAGTAAAAAGATACTACCGAGCAGGACTTCTCCAGAAATACATGGATGAAGGAACTGACCCCAGAATGTTCTGGAAGAACTTGACAGTGTTAGATGCAATTTATGAAGTGTCAAGAGCTTGGAACATGATAAAGTCAAGTACCATAACCAAAGCATGGAAAAAACTTTTCCCTGGCACTGAAGAGAATTCAGGCATGAACATTGATGAAGGAGCCATTTTAGCAGCTAACTTAGCAACAGTTTTACAGAACACAGAAGACTGTGAACATGTTGACCTTGAGAATATTGATCAGTGGTTTGACTCTCGGAGTAATGATTCAAGCTGTCAGGTCCTAACTGACAGTGAAGGTGTGGAGGACCAGGCCAGGCCTGCCGAGACCAAGCCTTCCAGTAAGACgagaaaaacagaactgaatCCAGAGAAGCATATCAGCCATAAAGCTGCACTTGAATGGACCGAAAATTTACTAGATTATCTAGAACAACAAGATGACATGCTTCTGTCTGATAAACTGGTATTGCGAAGGCTTCGAACCataataagaagaaaacagaagatccAGAATAACAAAAGTCATTAA